Proteins encoded in a region of the Perca fluviatilis chromosome 8, GENO_Pfluv_1.0, whole genome shotgun sequence genome:
- the prr5l gene encoding proline-rich protein 5-like, whose protein sequence is MMGSFRRPRPRFMSSPVLSDLARFHASSTSLQLSNASVWNSVQSAVIKVFQGGALQTNELFTLNESIRWLLKTEMGSFITDYLQNQLLTPGLSEVLDQVLLHSGESALRSGTVNPIMLGNSTPLSLSLCQGTHESGLPSLEYYQLERLVAIVVSPYLSNVLHNRNPTQLLEPRHLCSSPKVTVTQHHTWSDSASLAPLVEQEGEAYLEKSGGVRRHTVASAPSDVRLLSAAGRMHAGKGREMDNGVGGGGGVEFMVGGGTMSPRTFSSQPDVAEAPRGRVISLPRS, encoded by the exons ATGATGGGATCTTTCCGGCGCCCCAGGCCTCGGTTTATGAGTTCTCCGGTTCTGTCGGACCTGGCCCGGTTCCACGCCAGCTCGACGTCGCTGCAGCTGTCCAACGCCAGCGTGTGGAACAG CGTCCAATCAGCTGTGATCAAAGTGTTCCAGGGCGGAGCGCTGCAGACCAACGAGCTGTTCACGCTTAACGAGAGCATAAG GTGGCTCCTTAAAACTGAGATGGGCTCCTTCATCACCGACTACTTGCAG AACCAGCTGCTGACTCCAGGTCTGTCTGAAGTCCTGGACCAGGTCCTCCTCCACTCAGGTGAGTCTGCCCTCAGATCA ggtACCGTAAACCCTATAATGTTGGGTAAcagtacccctctctctctctctctctgtcagggtACCCACGAGTCGGGTCTTCCCAGTCTGGAGTACTACCAGCTGGAGCGCCTGGTGGCCATCGTCGTGTCTCCGTATCTCAGCAACGTTCTGCACAACAGAAACCCAACCCAGCTGCTGG AGCCTCGCCACCTGTGCTCGTCTCCGAAGGTCACCGTGACGCAGCACCACACCTGGTCGGACTCGGCGTCCCTGGCGCCGCTGGTGGAGCAGGAGGGCGAGGCCTACCTGGAGAAGTCTGGCGGCGTGCGGCGCCACACGGTGGCCAGCGCGCCCTCGGACGTCCGGCTGCTGTCTGCGGCGGGCAGGATGCATGCTGGGAAGGGGAGGGAGATGGACAACGgcgtggggggagggggaggggtggAGTTTATGGTCGGGGGCGGGACGATGAGTCCCAGGACGTTCTCCAGCCAACCGGACGTAGCCGAGGCTCCGAGGGGAAGAGTCATCAGCCTTCCTCGCAGCTGA